One window of the Archangium primigenium genome contains the following:
- a CDS encoding YeiH family protein — translation MLVPLGAVLCLWPFVSTGLALVAGMGVALTVGNPHADLTRRATPWLLSLAVVGLGAGMDLRVVAAVGLRGVGYTVVGIAVCLALGAVLARAFGVSRDTGLLIGIGTAICGGSAIAAVVPVLRPKPHEVSVALGTVFLLNAVALFVFPAVGHAVGLDAHRFGLWSALAIHDTSSVVGAALRYGPEALAIAAPVKLARALWILPLTLALSAWRRRTESGREAPAGPARRPWFILGFLGAAALVTFVPGLRPAGEAVAALARQVLVLTLFLIGAGLSRSALAAVGARPLAQGVCLWAGMAALSLGGLLLGVIA, via the coding sequence GTGCTCGTCCCGCTCGGCGCGGTGCTTTGCCTCTGGCCCTTCGTGTCCACGGGCCTCGCCCTGGTGGCGGGCATGGGCGTCGCCCTGACGGTGGGCAATCCTCACGCGGACCTCACCCGCCGCGCCACGCCGTGGCTGTTGTCGCTCGCGGTGGTGGGCCTGGGCGCGGGCATGGACCTGCGGGTCGTGGCGGCGGTGGGCCTGCGGGGCGTGGGCTACACCGTGGTGGGCATCGCCGTGTGTCTGGCCCTGGGCGCGGTGCTCGCGCGGGCGTTCGGCGTGTCGCGGGACACGGGGCTGCTCATCGGCATCGGCACGGCCATCTGTGGCGGCAGCGCCATCGCCGCCGTGGTGCCCGTCCTGCGCCCCAAGCCCCACGAGGTGTCCGTGGCCCTGGGCACCGTCTTCCTGCTCAACGCCGTGGCCTTGTTCGTCTTTCCCGCCGTGGGCCATGCCGTGGGGCTCGATGCCCACCGCTTCGGCCTGTGGAGCGCCCTGGCCATCCACGACACGAGCTCCGTGGTGGGCGCCGCCCTGCGCTACGGCCCCGAGGCCCTCGCCATCGCCGCCCCCGTGAAGCTCGCGCGCGCCCTGTGGATCCTCCCGCTCACCCTGGCCCTGAGCGCCTGGCGCCGCCGCACGGAATCAGGACGGGAGGCGCCCGCGGGTCCCGCGCGCCGGCCCTGGTTCATCCTCGGCTTCCTCGGGGCGGCGGCGCTCGTCACCTTCGTGCCGGGGCTGCGGCCCGCGGGGGAGGCCGTCGCCGCCCTCGCCCGCCAGGTCCTGGTGCTCACGCTCTTCCTCATCGGCGCGGGGCTCTCCCGGAGCGCGCTCGCGGCGGTGGGCGCGCGGCCCCTCGCCCAGGGCGTGTGTCTGTGGGCGGGCATGGCGGCCCTGAGCCTCGGCGGGCTCCTGCTCGGCGTCATCGCGTGA
- a CDS encoding TIGR04222 domain-containing membrane protein, whose protein sequence is MSLLEGPLRPFLVFYGMLLFFSLAAARVFKEIIRRSSGSRTRLDVSDLDPEQVALLRGRDTLLGAAVVELTRCRALRFEGGALHVLKPPPEGSVSPFEARVFQAVGEGHRTLAALGEALAPEFQAREAPLEARGLLRSRGQRWFRQYGPGVPIALLGVLGLLRLGTNVSRGESVVGVVALLLVALFFFMMATHAHVRRAPEGDTALRRLRKGRQPLRMSVTQEGAAPVLGPRDVTLAAGLFGVGALAFVDTPLREHLTPWSVLDSPFLLGDGMDDTSTCGGGGHGGSGCGGGGDSASDSGGDGGCGGGGGDSGGDGGSGCGGGGGCGGCGGGGSSD, encoded by the coding sequence ATGAGTCTGTTGGAGGGGCCGCTCCGTCCCTTTCTCGTCTTCTACGGCATGCTGCTGTTCTTCTCGCTCGCGGCGGCCCGGGTCTTCAAGGAGATCATCCGGCGCTCCTCGGGGAGTCGGACGCGGCTGGACGTGTCGGACCTGGACCCCGAGCAGGTGGCGCTGCTGCGCGGCCGGGACACCCTGCTGGGCGCCGCGGTGGTGGAGCTCACCCGGTGCCGGGCGCTGCGCTTCGAGGGCGGCGCGCTGCACGTGCTGAAGCCCCCGCCGGAGGGGTCGGTGTCGCCCTTCGAGGCCCGGGTGTTCCAGGCGGTGGGCGAGGGCCATCGCACGCTCGCGGCGCTGGGCGAGGCCCTGGCCCCGGAGTTCCAGGCGCGGGAAGCCCCCCTGGAGGCCCGGGGCCTGCTGCGCTCGCGCGGGCAGCGGTGGTTTCGCCAGTATGGCCCCGGGGTTCCGATCGCCCTCTTGGGGGTGCTGGGACTGCTCCGGCTGGGGACGAACGTGTCCCGGGGCGAGTCCGTGGTGGGGGTGGTGGCCCTGCTGCTGGTCGCGCTCTTCTTCTTCATGATGGCCACGCACGCCCACGTGCGGCGGGCGCCCGAGGGCGACACGGCGCTGCGGCGGCTGCGCAAGGGACGGCAGCCCCTGCGCATGAGCGTCACCCAGGAGGGCGCGGCGCCGGTGCTGGGTCCGCGCGACGTGACGCTGGCCGCGGGCCTGTTCGGCGTGGGCGCCCTGGCCTTCGTGGACACGCCCCTGCGCGAGCACCTCACCCCGTGGAGCGTCCTGGACAGCCCGTTCCTGCTCGGGGACGGAATGGACGACACGAGCACCTGTGGGGGCGGTGGCCATGGGGGGAGCGGCTGCGGTGGGGGCGGTGACAGCGCGAGCGACAGTGGCGGGGACGGTGGCTGCGGTGGGGGCGGCGGGGACAGTGGCGGCGATGGCGGGAGCGGGTGTGGCGGGGGCGGCGGCTGTGGGGGATGTGGGGGCGGCGGCAGCAGTGATTGA
- a CDS encoding TIGR04222 domain-containing membrane protein, translated as MNPLEWSGPQFLGFYVNALVITGALSWVLKRWLHREGEPEPTLLDLRPHEVALLRGRAEAVHAAVVSLARRGALGVEGGVLVERASTLERDVSPLESAVHRAVVEGARSRWTLIRATGPRLDVLERPLEARGLLRSAREEAPYRYTPGLMPALLGLLGLVKLGLGVWRGRPVGLLVLLLGATAVVFFLLIKDRVRLTPRGRWALAELGRQHEALRLSAANEDATEMLRPRDVLLAASLFGVGALAFVDAPLRDYLVPPSVSSGGGSGADSGGSSSCSSGGGDSGCGGGGCGGCGGGGD; from the coding sequence ATGAATCCGCTGGAATGGTCGGGTCCGCAGTTCCTGGGCTTCTACGTGAACGCCCTGGTCATCACGGGCGCGCTGTCCTGGGTGCTCAAGCGGTGGCTCCACCGCGAGGGCGAGCCCGAGCCGACGCTGTTGGATTTGCGCCCCCATGAGGTCGCGCTGCTGCGGGGGCGCGCCGAGGCGGTGCACGCGGCGGTGGTGAGCCTGGCGCGGCGCGGCGCGCTGGGGGTCGAGGGGGGCGTGCTGGTCGAGCGCGCCTCGACGCTGGAGCGGGACGTCTCTCCCCTGGAGTCCGCCGTGCACCGCGCGGTGGTGGAGGGCGCGCGTTCCCGGTGGACCTTGATCCGGGCCACGGGGCCGCGCCTCGACGTCCTGGAGCGGCCCCTGGAGGCGCGGGGGTTGCTGCGGTCGGCGCGGGAAGAGGCGCCCTACCGGTATACCCCGGGGTTGATGCCCGCCCTCTTGGGACTGCTCGGCCTGGTGAAGCTGGGGCTGGGGGTGTGGCGTGGCCGCCCCGTGGGCCTGTTGGTGCTGCTGCTGGGGGCGACGGCCGTGGTCTTCTTCCTGCTGATCAAGGATCGCGTGCGACTCACGCCCCGGGGTCGCTGGGCGCTGGCGGAACTGGGCCGGCAGCACGAGGCCCTGCGCCTGAGCGCCGCGAACGAGGACGCCACCGAGATGCTGCGGCCGCGCGACGTGCTGCTGGCCGCGAGCCTGTTCGGCGTGGGCGCCCTGGCCTTCGTGGACGCGCCCCTGCGCGACTACCTCGTCCCGCCGAGCGTGAGCAGCGGGGGAGGAAGCGGGGCGGACTCGGGCGGCAGCAGCAGTTGCAGCAGCGGGGGCGGGGACAGCGGGTGTGGGGGCGGTGGCTGCGGCGGGTGTGGCGGAGGCGGGGATTGA
- a CDS encoding glycoside hydrolase family 15 protein, which produces MNSEKTARSPAIEDHGVIGDLHTVALVATNGMIDWLCFPNFDSPSVFAALLDPKKGGHFCICPEQQEGQKEAVHKQFYWPETNVLVTRFYNSDGVGELIDFMPMTPKGHEPVRKLVRLIRVVRGKMTFTLDCLPAFNYARDTHEAQAVEGGVSFVSEGLSLMLSSEVKLEADADGQRATAVFTLDEGESAVFSLSEGKPESCAGRVLDKEHADRLFRSTVDYWRHWLSHCTYKGRWREMVQRSALALKLMTFEPSGAIVAAPTCSLPETPGGSRNWDYRFVWIRDAAFTVYGLLRIGFSEEAGAFMRWLEQRISKLGPNEPLPLMFALDGGQVPEEQELEHLSGYQGARPVRIGNGAAHSHLQLDIYGELMDAVYLYNKHGAPISYDFWNHLRRLINWLCDNWQQKDESIWEVRGGRQNFVYSKMMCWVAFDRAIRLADKRSFPADRTRWREARDAIFEEIMQKGWCQERGAFKLSYESDALDAANLIMPLVFFLSPVDPRMLSTLEATRKAPKDGGLASDGLVFRYDVERTEDGLSGEEGTFNLCTFWLVEAMTRASVSRPDMLDEARLVFERMLGYANHLGLYAEQIGFEGEALGNFPQAFTHLSLISSAYNLNRYLGDKD; this is translated from the coding sequence ATGAACTCGGAGAAGACCGCGCGCTCGCCCGCCATCGAGGACCACGGTGTCATCGGAGATCTGCACACCGTGGCCCTGGTGGCCACCAACGGGATGATCGACTGGTTGTGCTTTCCCAACTTCGACAGCCCGAGCGTCTTCGCCGCGCTGCTGGACCCGAAGAAGGGCGGCCACTTCTGCATCTGTCCGGAACAACAGGAGGGACAGAAGGAGGCGGTGCACAAGCAGTTCTACTGGCCCGAGACCAACGTGCTGGTCACGCGCTTCTACAACTCGGACGGCGTGGGCGAGCTCATCGACTTCATGCCCATGACGCCCAAGGGGCACGAGCCGGTGCGCAAGCTCGTGCGGCTCATCCGCGTGGTGCGCGGCAAGATGACCTTCACCCTGGATTGTCTGCCCGCCTTCAACTACGCGCGGGACACGCACGAGGCCCAGGCGGTGGAGGGCGGCGTCTCCTTCGTGTCCGAGGGCTTGAGCCTCATGCTCTCCAGCGAGGTGAAGCTGGAGGCGGACGCGGACGGCCAGCGCGCCACCGCGGTCTTCACGCTGGATGAAGGCGAGTCTGCGGTGTTCAGCCTGAGCGAGGGCAAGCCCGAGTCGTGTGCCGGCCGGGTGCTGGACAAGGAGCACGCGGACCGGCTCTTCCGCTCCACCGTGGACTACTGGCGGCACTGGCTCAGCCACTGCACCTACAAGGGCCGCTGGCGCGAGATGGTGCAGCGCTCGGCGCTCGCGCTCAAGCTGATGACGTTCGAGCCCTCGGGCGCCATCGTGGCCGCGCCCACGTGCAGCCTGCCGGAGACCCCCGGGGGCAGCCGCAACTGGGACTACCGCTTCGTGTGGATCCGCGACGCGGCCTTCACCGTGTATGGGCTCTTGCGCATCGGCTTCTCCGAGGAGGCGGGCGCCTTCATGCGCTGGCTGGAGCAGCGCATCTCCAAGCTCGGGCCCAACGAGCCCCTGCCGCTCATGTTCGCGCTGGACGGCGGCCAGGTGCCCGAGGAGCAGGAGCTCGAGCACCTGTCGGGCTACCAGGGCGCGCGGCCGGTGCGCATCGGCAATGGCGCGGCGCACTCGCACCTGCAATTGGACATCTACGGCGAGCTGATGGACGCGGTGTACCTGTACAACAAGCACGGCGCGCCCATCTCGTATGACTTCTGGAATCACCTGCGCCGGTTGATCAACTGGCTGTGTGACAACTGGCAACAGAAGGACGAGAGCATCTGGGAGGTGCGCGGCGGCCGGCAGAACTTCGTCTATTCGAAGATGATGTGCTGGGTGGCGTTCGATCGGGCCATCCGCCTGGCGGACAAGCGCAGCTTCCCGGCGGACCGCACGCGCTGGCGCGAGGCGCGCGACGCCATCTTCGAGGAGATCATGCAGAAGGGCTGGTGCCAGGAGCGCGGCGCCTTCAAGCTGTCCTACGAGAGCGATGCGCTCGACGCGGCCAACCTCATCATGCCGCTGGTCTTCTTCCTGTCGCCGGTGGACCCGCGGATGCTCTCCACGCTGGAGGCCACGCGCAAGGCGCCCAAGGACGGGGGCCTGGCGTCCGACGGGCTCGTGTTCCGCTACGACGTGGAGCGCACCGAGGACGGGCTGTCGGGCGAGGAGGGCACCTTCAACCTGTGCACCTTCTGGCTCGTGGAGGCCATGACGCGCGCGAGCGTGAGCCGGCCGGACATGCTCGACGAGGCGCGGCTCGTGTTCGAGCGCATGCTCGGCTACGCCAACCACCTGGGCCTGTACGCCGAGCAGATCGGCTTCGAGGGCGAGGCCCTGGGCAACTTCCCCCAGGCCTTCACCCACCTGTCCCTCATCAGCTCGGCGTACAACCTCAACCGCTACCTGGGCGACAAGGACTGA
- a CDS encoding TetR/AcrR family transcriptional regulator encodes MGRPRQVLDEDILEVARACFIEHGASVSTEAIAGRLGVSGPALLKRFGSKRELLKAAFRVGEAPPWMPLAEAGPDTRDIREQLRELAHIVDAFFRRMVPAFSVLREAGITPEDWRGKGQPPPTRSLEVMMEWFRRAQERGHLRRGADPNVMASLFLAGIQHRYFLAHISNQVVPTEQEDPWIERLLDALWRGIGPDDSRA; translated from the coding sequence ATGGGGCGTCCCCGACAAGTCCTGGACGAGGATATTCTGGAAGTCGCGCGCGCGTGCTTCATCGAGCACGGGGCCTCCGTGAGCACCGAGGCCATCGCCGGACGACTGGGAGTCTCGGGGCCGGCGCTGCTCAAGCGCTTTGGCAGCAAGAGGGAGCTGCTCAAGGCGGCGTTCCGCGTGGGCGAGGCCCCGCCGTGGATGCCGCTGGCGGAGGCGGGCCCGGACACCCGGGACATCCGGGAGCAGCTGCGCGAGCTCGCGCACATCGTCGACGCCTTCTTCCGGCGCATGGTGCCCGCCTTCTCCGTGCTGCGCGAGGCGGGCATCACGCCCGAGGACTGGCGCGGCAAGGGCCAGCCCCCGCCCACGCGCTCGCTGGAGGTGATGATGGAGTGGTTCCGGCGGGCCCAGGAGCGCGGCCACCTGCGGCGCGGCGCGGACCCCAACGTCATGGCCAGCCTCTTCCTGGCGGGCATCCAGCACCGCTACTTCCTCGCCCACATCTCCAACCAGGTCGTCCCCACCGAGCAGGAGGACCCCTGGATCGAGCGTCTTTTGGACGCGCTCTGGCGGGGCATCGGCCCGGACGACTCCCGCGCCTAG
- a CDS encoding cyclase family protein — MEGAWLDISVPFGEEPPVIVSAPPEGAGEGAAFPDRTQDRVEWLRRAAWMGTYVTAPPSLELDLEDTERLPLNATVGKARVLLLDDVDCIRADSLADYEPRPGERLLLRTRNSTREWWKRPHGEDFVMLSEAAAHLLVERRVACVGVDYVSRAGFHSEALAVHQLLRDAGLWLIEGLDLSEVKVGMHELLCLPLKMKAEWGSPARALVRTLREGA; from the coding sequence ATGGAAGGTGCCTGGCTGGACATCTCGGTGCCGTTTGGTGAGGAACCCCCCGTCATCGTCAGTGCCCCCCCTGAGGGTGCGGGCGAGGGCGCGGCGTTTCCCGACCGGACGCAGGACCGGGTCGAGTGGCTGCGGCGCGCGGCGTGGATGGGCACGTACGTGACGGCGCCGCCGAGTCTGGAGCTGGACCTGGAGGACACCGAGCGGCTGCCGCTCAACGCCACGGTGGGCAAGGCGCGGGTGCTGCTGCTCGATGACGTGGACTGCATCCGCGCGGACTCGCTCGCGGACTACGAGCCGCGCCCCGGAGAGCGGCTGCTGCTGCGCACGCGCAACTCCACGCGCGAGTGGTGGAAGCGGCCGCACGGCGAGGACTTCGTGATGCTGTCGGAAGCGGCGGCGCACCTCCTGGTGGAGCGCCGCGTGGCGTGCGTGGGCGTGGACTACGTGTCCCGCGCGGGCTTCCACTCGGAAGCGCTCGCCGTGCACCAGCTCCTGCGCGACGCCGGCCTCTGGCTCATCGAGGGCCTGGACCTGAGTGAAGTGAAGGTCGGCATGCACGAGTTGTTGTGCCTGCCCCTGAAGATGAAGGCCGAGTGGGGCTCCCCCGCGCGGGCGCTCGTGCGCACGCTGCGCGAAGGCGCCTGA
- a CDS encoding App1 family protein, whose protein sequence is MSRKRPNALLRLAFQVEHHVESWSWRVRRKLRLARPPRILPYRGYGTPARSLVKARVLEDRKVRPPWRRYTLLGSAIASWKRYMTVEIPHARVRARWGDKTWEGTTDEEGFLELWVEPPEGTHSGWHEVDLELLSPSPKGVSRVRAPVLVAGREAELGVISDIDDTVIVTHVTNVLKRTWALFLTEHRTRLPFEGVDAFYEALRQGRTGTAGNPIFYVSSSPWNLYEHLDEFLGLHRIPAGPLLLRDWGLSRTGFAPGGGHGHKLEKIRGLMEALAPLPFLLIGDSGQEDAEHYRTIVREFPGRVRCVYIRNVWHRTGREAELARIAEEIRALGSEMLTVDDTVTAARHAASQGWIRGQEVAEVQAHQREDLEARGPLDALDREPTG, encoded by the coding sequence ATGTCCCGCAAACGCCCGAACGCGCTGCTCCGCCTCGCCTTCCAGGTCGAGCACCACGTCGAGTCCTGGAGCTGGCGCGTGCGGCGCAAGCTGCGCCTGGCCCGCCCCCCGCGCATCCTGCCCTACCGGGGCTACGGCACGCCGGCCCGGAGCCTCGTCAAGGCGCGCGTGCTGGAGGATCGCAAGGTGCGCCCGCCCTGGCGGCGCTACACGCTGCTCGGCAGCGCCATCGCGTCGTGGAAGCGCTACATGACGGTGGAGATTCCCCACGCCCGGGTGCGGGCGCGCTGGGGGGACAAGACGTGGGAGGGCACCACGGACGAGGAGGGCTTCCTCGAGCTGTGGGTGGAGCCGCCCGAGGGCACGCACTCGGGGTGGCACGAGGTGGACCTGGAGCTGCTCTCGCCCTCGCCCAAGGGCGTGTCGCGCGTGCGCGCGCCGGTGCTGGTGGCGGGCCGCGAGGCGGAGCTGGGCGTCATCAGCGACATCGACGACACGGTCATCGTCACGCACGTCACCAACGTGCTCAAGCGCACCTGGGCGCTCTTCCTCACCGAGCACCGCACGCGCCTGCCCTTCGAGGGCGTGGATGCCTTCTACGAGGCGCTGCGCCAGGGCCGCACGGGCACGGCGGGCAACCCCATCTTCTACGTGTCCTCGAGCCCGTGGAACCTCTACGAGCACCTGGACGAGTTCCTCGGGCTGCACCGCATTCCGGCCGGGCCCCTGCTCTTGCGCGACTGGGGCCTGAGCCGCACGGGCTTCGCGCCGGGCGGAGGCCACGGGCACAAGCTGGAGAAGATCCGCGGGCTCATGGAGGCGCTCGCGCCCCTGCCCTTCCTGCTCATCGGGGACAGCGGGCAGGAGGACGCCGAGCACTACCGCACCATCGTGCGGGAGTTCCCCGGCCGGGTGCGCTGCGTGTACATCCGCAACGTGTGGCACCGCACGGGCCGGGAGGCGGAGCTCGCGCGCATCGCCGAGGAGATCCGCGCCCTGGGCAGCGAGATGCTCACGGTGGACGACACGGTGACGGCGGCGCGGCACGCGGCGAGCCAGGGGTGGATCCGCGGCCAGGAGGTGGCCGAGGTCCAGGCCCACCAGCGGGAGGACCTGGAGGCGCGCGGGCCCCTGGACGCGCTGGACCGGGAGCCCACGGGGTAG
- a CDS encoding TIGR04222 domain-containing membrane protein, with the protein MAFLAVYLPLLGVGYFLVKRWKRTLNRPVETPGPRELDLSPFEAAMMDGSYSPLDAAVAALVQRGCLRFEKQEHRMLQVAGALPDGVPAFERAVYRAVASGPVSFHAVHETLARELDALEAALVARGFLRDTRQQVLYAVLPWGSFLLLLFVGWTRFFFGLSERSGAGGLLWMSLTVGTGAWFVLLGGDYLTPRGAEAQRLLRDKYRALRPPEHGTLPPALSPDQIARVVGLFGVRALDVRTHGALREFLDPPLEE; encoded by the coding sequence ATGGCGTTCCTCGCCGTCTACCTCCCGCTGCTGGGCGTGGGTTATTTCCTGGTCAAGCGGTGGAAGCGCACGCTCAACCGGCCGGTGGAGACGCCGGGGCCGCGGGAGCTGGACCTCTCGCCTTTCGAGGCGGCCATGATGGACGGCTCGTACTCGCCGCTCGATGCCGCGGTGGCGGCGCTCGTCCAGCGCGGGTGCTTGCGGTTCGAGAAACAGGAACACCGCATGCTGCAGGTGGCGGGCGCCTTGCCCGACGGCGTCCCGGCGTTCGAGCGCGCCGTGTACCGTGCGGTGGCGTCGGGTCCCGTGTCCTTCCACGCCGTGCACGAGACCCTGGCACGGGAGTTGGACGCGCTGGAGGCGGCGCTGGTGGCCCGGGGGTTCTTGCGCGATACCCGGCAGCAGGTGCTCTACGCGGTGCTGCCCTGGGGGTCCTTCCTCCTGCTGCTCTTCGTGGGGTGGACGCGGTTCTTCTTCGGCCTCTCGGAGCGGTCGGGGGCCGGGGGCCTGCTCTGGATGTCGCTCACGGTCGGCACCGGGGCGTGGTTCGTGTTGCTGGGCGGTGACTACCTCACGCCGCGCGGGGCCGAGGCCCAGAGGCTGCTGCGCGACAAGTACAGAGCCCTGCGTCCCCCGGAGCACGGCACGCTGCCCCCTGCGCTCAGCCCGGACCAGATCGCCCGGGTCGTGGGCTTGTTCGGCGTGCGCGCGCTGGATGTCCGCACGCACGGCGCGCTGCGTGAGTTCCTGGATCCTCCCCTCGAGGAGTGA
- a CDS encoding YdcF family protein, giving the protein MPPLALRKGPGPLRRWVVVGLGVVTCGVFGLTFVVDRFGQKELLQPVDVAVVLGARVLPGGVPSPALRARIEKAVDLYHRGLVSRLLFSGGVGTHPPSEAHVMREVAVGLGVPAEACLLEAESHSTEQNARYSARLLREHGLLRVVVVSDPYHLLRARQYFRREGLAVATSPALLSERHLSAPDRFYWTVREAVALLVHPRVLLARAPA; this is encoded by the coding sequence ATGCCTCCACTCGCGCTGCGCAAGGGACCGGGACCGCTCCGGCGATGGGTCGTCGTGGGCCTGGGCGTCGTCACCTGTGGCGTGTTCGGCCTGACGTTCGTGGTGGACCGCTTCGGTCAGAAGGAGCTGCTCCAGCCGGTGGACGTGGCGGTGGTGCTCGGGGCGAGGGTGCTGCCCGGCGGCGTGCCCTCGCCCGCGCTGCGCGCGCGCATCGAGAAGGCGGTGGACCTGTACCACCGGGGGCTCGTGTCCCGGCTGCTCTTCTCCGGCGGCGTGGGCACCCATCCCCCGTCCGAGGCCCACGTCATGCGAGAGGTGGCGGTGGGGCTCGGGGTGCCCGCCGAGGCGTGCCTGTTGGAAGCGGAGAGCCACTCCACCGAGCAGAACGCGCGTTATTCCGCGCGGCTCTTGCGCGAGCACGGCCTCTTGCGCGTGGTGGTGGTGTCCGACCCGTACCACCTGCTTCGGGCCCGGCAGTACTTCCGGCGGGAGGGGCTCGCGGTGGCCACGAGCCCCGCGCTGCTCAGCGAGCGCCACCTGAGCGCGCCGGACCGCTTCTACTGGACGGTCCGCGAGGCCGTGGCGCTGCTCGTGCACCCCCGGGTGCTCCTCGCCCGGGCACCCGCGTAG
- a CDS encoding TIGR04222 domain-containing membrane protein, which yields MNPLDWSGPEFLDFYVPLLCVCFVGAWVWKHALNLPSEAPTRRELEKLSPGEVAALEGPATALRAAVAALVQKNTLRLDDEGLSVVGRLSGRATALDRAIVRAVEGQHRSLGAVHTEVAPELRALEDDLREQGLMRTPAQDRAYTYYPWLAFLAVLGLGGVKVVVGVSRDRPVGYLLAVLVLGFAVGLTLCFKNARFTRRGARAQAQLRELHAPLRHAGERADGNAQQLSADNVALAVALFGVGALSTLHYSSLRGYLMPVGASSGGGSGSSSDSSSWSSSSGSSSGDSSSSSSDWSSSSSDSGSSGGDSGGSSCGGGGCGGCGGGGGGGD from the coding sequence ATGAATCCGTTGGACTGGTCGGGGCCAGAGTTCCTCGATTTCTATGTCCCGCTGCTGTGTGTCTGCTTCGTGGGCGCGTGGGTGTGGAAGCACGCGCTCAACCTGCCGTCCGAGGCGCCCACCCGCCGGGAGCTGGAGAAGCTGTCCCCCGGTGAGGTGGCCGCGCTGGAGGGTCCCGCCACGGCGCTCCGGGCGGCGGTGGCGGCGCTCGTGCAGAAGAACACGCTGCGGCTCGACGACGAGGGGCTGAGCGTGGTCGGCAGGCTGTCCGGCCGGGCCACGGCGCTGGATCGCGCCATCGTCCGCGCGGTGGAGGGGCAGCACCGCTCGCTGGGCGCCGTGCACACGGAGGTGGCGCCCGAGCTGCGCGCGCTGGAGGACGACCTGCGCGAGCAGGGCCTCATGCGCACGCCCGCCCAGGACAGGGCCTACACCTACTACCCCTGGCTGGCGTTCCTCGCGGTGCTCGGCCTGGGCGGCGTGAAGGTGGTGGTGGGCGTGTCCCGGGACCGGCCCGTGGGCTACCTCCTGGCCGTGCTCGTGCTCGGCTTCGCGGTGGGGCTCACCTTGTGCTTCAAGAACGCCCGCTTCACGCGCCGGGGCGCCAGGGCCCAGGCCCAGCTGCGCGAGCTGCACGCGCCCCTGCGCCACGCCGGCGAGCGCGCCGACGGGAACGCCCAGCAGCTCAGCGCGGACAACGTGGCCCTCGCCGTGGCCCTCTTCGGGGTGGGGGCGCTGTCCACCCTGCACTACTCCTCGCTGCGCGGCTACCTCATGCCCGTGGGCGCCTCCAGCGGCGGCGGCTCGGGCAGCTCCTCCGACAGCTCCTCCTGGTCGAGCTCCAGCGGGAGCTCGAGCGGGGATTCGAGCAGCTCCAGCAGCGATTGGAGCAGCTCGAGCAGCGACTCGGGCAGCTCCGGCGGCGACTCGGGGGGCAGCAGCTGTGGCGGGGGCGGCTGCGGCGGGTGTGGGGGCGGGGGCGGCGGTGGGGACTGA
- a CDS encoding DUF692 domain-containing protein: MKGLTGVGLGWRRPLAHFIDGRSDLGFVEVLAEHLDAKGPLPEPLVRLRERGVPVVLHGVSLGLGSAEPPSPERLARLARLAERLGAVGVSEHLAFVRAGGVESGHLLPVSRDEASLEILAENVRLAEAALPVPLALENVASLFEWPAPAFDEAGLLTGVLARTGALVLLDVANLYANAHNLGTDTRAVLEAVPRERLAYVHVAGGVREGSLYHDTHAHPLPEGPLDLLEALAARVGPVPVLLERDDRYPPPEELAGELEATRGALARGVARRVGAA; this comes from the coding sequence TTGAAGGGGCTCACCGGCGTGGGCCTGGGCTGGCGGCGGCCCCTGGCGCACTTCATCGACGGGCGGAGCGACCTGGGCTTCGTGGAGGTGCTGGCCGAGCACCTGGACGCGAAGGGCCCCCTGCCCGAGCCCCTCGTGCGCCTGCGCGAGCGGGGCGTGCCGGTGGTACTGCACGGGGTGTCCCTGGGCCTGGGCAGCGCCGAGCCTCCGTCGCCCGAGCGACTGGCGCGGCTGGCGCGGCTCGCCGAGCGGCTGGGGGCGGTGGGGGTGAGCGAGCACCTGGCGTTCGTGCGCGCGGGGGGCGTGGAGTCCGGGCACCTGCTGCCGGTGTCCCGCGACGAGGCCTCCCTGGAAATCCTGGCGGAGAACGTGCGCCTGGCCGAGGCGGCGCTGCCCGTGCCCCTGGCGCTGGAGAACGTGGCGAGCCTCTTCGAGTGGCCCGCGCCCGCCTTCGACGAGGCGGGGCTGCTCACCGGCGTGCTCGCGCGCACCGGGGCGCTCGTGCTCCTGGACGTGGCCAACCTGTACGCCAACGCGCACAACCTGGGCACGGACACGCGGGCGGTGCTGGAGGCGGTGCCGCGCGAGCGCCTGGCCTACGTGCACGTGGCGGGCGGGGTGCGCGAGGGCAGCCTGTACCACGACACGCATGCGCACCCCCTGCCCGAGGGGCCGCTCGACCTGCTGGAGGCGCTGGCGGCGCGGGTGGGCCCGGTGCCGGTGTTGCTCGAGCGGGATGACCGCTACCCGCCGCCGGAGGAGCTGGCCGGGGAGCTGGAGGCGACGCGGGGGGCGCTGGCGCGGGGCGTGGCGCGCCGGGTGGGCGCGGCATGA